The Sorangiineae bacterium MSr11367 genome window below encodes:
- a CDS encoding APC family permease, which produces MRSSAHAVISRESSPKIVTIAEKVPPGPSKSTLADVIFGRRLATAEEDEQKIGPVAGVPVLGLDALSSAAYGPEAALTLLLPLGALGLSYIVPLSGIIVAVLLVVYFSYRQTIAAYPNGGGSYTVAKENLGQGAALVAGAALALDYVLNVAVGISAGVGALVSAVPALLPHTLLLCLAILVLLTLVNLRGTRESGLTFLLPTYLFVASLAGILVYGGLRVFAAGGHPVPVEASPVLPVSTETVSLWLVVRAFASGCTAMTGVEAVSNGVPLFRRPTIPNAQRTLTVIIAILVGLLGGIALLARAYGIGATPPGEHGYQSVLSQLACAVIGRGPLYYITMGSVVAVLALSANTSFADFPRLCRVLALDRFLPDTFATRGRRLVFSYGVVVLAVVSGFLLVAFGGVTDRLIPLFAIGAFLAFTISQAGMVAHWRRAGGTGARRSLWINALGATATGITLVVVIVSKFADGAWIAVVVVPLAVFAFARIHRHYRYVGNEVKESRPLDLSRAASPLVVVPVQAWNKLTSRGLRFAIELSPDVRALHIVTQETEDGAPCELARTWETLVVDPARAAGLKAPRLVVRKSTFRQFFAPLIEYIEQLRDEHPDRDVVVIVPDLVVRRWYHALLHNNRGIILKGLLRLRGGPRVVVVNTPFYLT; this is translated from the coding sequence ATGCGTTCCTCAGCCCACGCCGTCATCTCCCGCGAGAGTAGTCCCAAGATCGTTACGATCGCCGAAAAGGTTCCTCCAGGACCAAGTAAGAGCACCCTGGCCGATGTCATCTTCGGCCGGCGGCTCGCCACGGCGGAAGAAGACGAACAGAAGATAGGCCCCGTCGCCGGTGTGCCGGTGCTCGGGCTGGATGCGCTGTCGTCGGCGGCGTACGGCCCCGAGGCCGCGCTGACGTTGCTGTTGCCGCTCGGCGCGCTCGGGCTTTCGTACATCGTGCCCTTGAGCGGCATCATCGTGGCCGTCCTCCTGGTGGTCTATTTTTCGTATCGGCAGACCATTGCCGCCTATCCGAATGGTGGCGGCTCGTACACGGTGGCCAAGGAAAACCTCGGGCAAGGTGCGGCGCTGGTGGCGGGGGCGGCGCTGGCGCTCGACTACGTGCTCAACGTCGCCGTGGGCATTTCGGCCGGCGTGGGCGCACTCGTTTCCGCGGTGCCGGCGCTGCTGCCGCATACGCTGCTTTTGTGCCTCGCCATCTTGGTGCTGCTCACCCTGGTGAACCTGCGGGGCACACGGGAATCGGGGCTGACCTTTTTGTTGCCCACGTACCTTTTCGTGGCCTCGCTCGCCGGCATCCTCGTCTATGGCGGCCTTCGAGTCTTCGCGGCAGGAGGCCATCCGGTCCCCGTCGAGGCGTCGCCGGTGCTCCCCGTTTCGACGGAAACCGTGAGCCTCTGGCTGGTCGTGCGCGCGTTCGCCAGTGGCTGCACGGCGATGACCGGTGTCGAAGCGGTGAGCAACGGCGTGCCCCTCTTCCGCCGTCCCACCATCCCGAATGCGCAGCGCACGCTGACCGTCATCATCGCCATTCTCGTGGGTCTGCTCGGAGGCATTGCGCTCTTGGCGCGGGCGTACGGCATCGGCGCCACACCGCCGGGCGAACACGGATACCAGAGCGTCCTCTCGCAGCTCGCGTGCGCCGTCATCGGTCGCGGCCCGCTGTATTACATCACCATGGGCTCCGTGGTGGCGGTGCTCGCGCTGTCGGCGAATACCAGCTTTGCGGACTTTCCGCGCCTTTGCCGGGTGCTCGCCCTCGATCGGTTCCTGCCCGACACCTTTGCCACGCGCGGACGCCGCCTGGTCTTCTCCTATGGCGTGGTGGTGCTCGCCGTGGTGTCGGGCTTCCTGCTCGTGGCCTTCGGAGGCGTGACCGATCGGCTCATTCCGCTGTTTGCCATCGGCGCGTTCCTGGCGTTCACCATCTCGCAGGCGGGCATGGTTGCCCACTGGCGCCGCGCCGGCGGCACGGGCGCGCGCCGCTCACTCTGGATCAATGCGCTCGGCGCCACGGCCACCGGCATCACGCTCGTCGTGGTGATCGTCTCCAAGTTCGCCGACGGCGCGTGGATCGCCGTGGTCGTCGTTCCGCTTGCGGTCTTCGCCTTTGCGCGCATCCACCGGCACTACCGCTACGTGGGAAACGAAGTGAAGGAGAGCCGTCCGCTCGATCTTTCCCGTGCGGCCTCGCCGCTGGTGGTCGTGCCCGTTCAGGCATGGAACAAGCTCACCAGCCGGGGTTTGCGCTTCGCCATCGAGCTCTCGCCCGACGTGCGTGCCCTCCACATCGTCACCCAGGAGACCGAGGACGGCGCGCCGTGCGAGCTCGCACGAACGTGGGAGACGCTGGTCGTCGATCCCGCGCGTGCAGCAGGGCTCAAGGCGCCTCGCCTGGTGGTGCGCAAATCGACCTTCCGGCAATTCTTTGCGCCGCTCATCGAATACATCGAACAGTTGCGCGACGAGCACCCGGACCGGGACGTGGTGGTCATCGTGCCGGACCTGGTGGTGCGGCGCTGGTACCATGCCCTGCTTCACAACAACCGCGGAATCATCCTCAAGGGTCTGCTTCGGCTTCGCGGCGGGCCCCGGGTGGTCGTCGTCAATACGCCCTTTTATCTGACATGA
- the kdpA gene encoding potassium-transporting ATPase subunit KdpA, producing MTTNGIFQLLLYLVLLAVLSKPLGDYMARVYTGEATVAQKVLGPVERLIYRVLGIDPTKEMTWKTYAVASMLFNLVGIFVVYLLQRIQGVLPANPQGFGAVTPDSSFNTAISFGTNTNWQGYGGESTMSYLTQMLGLNVQNFVSAAVGMAVLVALIRGFTRKSASTIGNFWTDLTRSTLYVLLPLSLLLAVLLVSQGVVQTFSSYASATLAEATKDADGKSVVDQVIALGPAASQIAIKQLGTNGGGFFNANSAHPFENPTGLSNFLEVFSILILSAALCHTFGKMVKDPRQGWALLAAMYVIFVPLLFFCIYQEQSGNPALAHLPIDQAASALSSGGNMEGKEIRFGITNSGLWAAATTAASNGSVNAAHDSLTPLGGLVPMWLMQLGEIIFGGVGCGLYGMVMFAIVAVFVAGLMVGRTPEYLGKKIEAYEMKMASIAILVPCALVLVGTAIACTTEAGQKGPLNPSAHGFSEILYALSSASNNNGSAFGGLSANTPFYNTLLGICMFLSRFWLMIPVLAAAGALAKKKIVPQTSGTLPTHTPLFVAMLVGTIVIVGALTFIPALALGPIVEHLLALGS from the coding sequence ATGACCACCAATGGCATCTTTCAGCTCCTTTTGTATTTGGTTTTGCTTGCGGTCCTCTCGAAGCCGCTCGGCGACTACATGGCCCGCGTGTACACGGGCGAGGCCACGGTGGCGCAGAAGGTCCTCGGGCCCGTGGAGAGGCTCATTTACCGCGTACTCGGGATCGATCCCACGAAGGAGATGACCTGGAAGACCTACGCGGTCGCGTCGATGCTCTTCAACCTCGTCGGCATCTTCGTCGTCTACCTGCTCCAGCGCATCCAGGGAGTGCTGCCCGCCAACCCGCAGGGCTTCGGCGCCGTGACCCCCGACTCGTCGTTCAACACCGCCATTAGCTTCGGCACCAATACGAATTGGCAGGGCTACGGCGGCGAAAGCACGATGAGCTACCTCACGCAGATGCTCGGCCTCAACGTGCAGAACTTCGTTTCGGCCGCCGTGGGTATGGCCGTGCTGGTCGCGCTCATCCGCGGCTTCACGCGCAAGTCGGCCTCGACCATCGGCAATTTCTGGACGGATCTCACGCGCAGCACGCTGTACGTATTGCTACCGCTTTCCCTCCTTCTCGCGGTGCTCCTCGTTTCGCAGGGCGTGGTGCAGACCTTCAGCAGCTACGCGTCCGCAACCCTGGCCGAAGCCACCAAGGATGCCGACGGCAAGAGCGTCGTCGATCAAGTCATCGCATTGGGGCCGGCCGCTTCGCAAATTGCGATCAAGCAACTCGGGACCAATGGCGGCGGCTTCTTCAATGCCAACTCCGCCCACCCGTTCGAGAATCCCACCGGGCTGTCGAACTTTCTCGAGGTCTTCTCCATTCTGATTCTCTCCGCCGCGCTCTGCCACACCTTCGGCAAGATGGTGAAGGATCCGCGGCAGGGTTGGGCGCTGCTCGCGGCGATGTACGTCATCTTCGTTCCGCTGCTCTTCTTCTGCATCTATCAAGAGCAGAGCGGAAACCCGGCGCTGGCGCACCTGCCCATCGATCAGGCCGCGAGCGCGCTGTCCTCCGGCGGAAACATGGAGGGCAAAGAGATTCGCTTCGGCATCACCAACTCCGGACTCTGGGCAGCGGCCACCACTGCGGCCTCGAACGGATCGGTCAATGCGGCGCACGATTCGCTGACGCCACTGGGCGGTCTCGTCCCGATGTGGCTCATGCAGCTCGGCGAAATCATCTTCGGCGGCGTCGGCTGCGGGCTTTACGGCATGGTCATGTTCGCCATCGTGGCGGTCTTCGTCGCGGGGCTCATGGTGGGCCGCACCCCCGAGTACTTGGGCAAGAAGATCGAGGCTTACGAGATGAAGATGGCCTCCATTGCCATCCTCGTTCCCTGCGCGCTCGTCCTCGTCGGGACCGCCATCGCATGCACCACCGAGGCAGGCCAGAAAGGGCCACTCAATCCATCCGCGCACGGCTTCAGTGAAATACTTTATGCGCTGTCGTCGGCGTCCAACAACAACGGCAGCGCATTCGGCGGCCTTTCCGCCAATACCCCGTTTTACAACACGCTGCTCGGGATATGCATGTTCCTCTCGCGCTTCTGGCTGATGATTCCCGTATTGGCCGCCGCGGGCGCCCTCGCGAAAAAGAAAATCGTCCCCCAGACCAGCGGGACGTTGCCCACGCACACGCCCCTCTTCGTCGCCATGCTCGTGGGTACGATCGTCATCGTTGGCGCGCTCACCTTCATTCCGGCGTTGGCCCTCGGGCCGATCGTCGAGCATCTCCTCGCATTGGGATCTTGA
- a CDS encoding response regulator, with the protein MPRILVVEDEPQMQKFLRASLTSHGYRVVESSTGSDGLVQAQAHNPDLVLLDLGLPDMDGLEVTKGLRAWTTTPIIVISARGQEEDKIRALDEGADDYLTKPFNTGELMARIRVALRHAMRAGLEKPEPVLTVGGLKMDLDRRQVFVDTDEVHLTPIEYKLLTVLMKNAGKVLTHRQLLKDVWGPAYASQTQYLRVYMVQLRHKLEKEPARPRYLVTEPGVGYRLKTED; encoded by the coding sequence ATCCCCCGCATCCTGGTCGTCGAGGACGAGCCCCAGATGCAAAAATTCCTGCGAGCATCCCTCACGAGCCACGGCTACCGCGTCGTCGAATCCTCCACCGGCAGCGATGGCCTCGTGCAAGCGCAGGCACACAATCCCGATCTCGTGCTCTTGGACCTCGGCCTTCCGGACATGGATGGCCTCGAGGTCACCAAGGGCCTGCGCGCCTGGACGACCACGCCGATCATCGTCATCAGCGCCCGCGGTCAGGAGGAAGACAAGATTCGCGCGCTCGATGAAGGTGCCGACGACTATCTGACCAAGCCGTTCAACACGGGCGAACTCATGGCCCGAATCCGCGTGGCCCTGCGCCATGCAATGCGCGCCGGGCTGGAGAAGCCCGAACCCGTGCTCACCGTCGGCGGCCTCAAGATGGATCTCGACCGCCGCCAGGTCTTCGTGGACACCGACGAAGTCCACCTCACGCCCATCGAATACAAATTGCTGACCGTGCTGATGAAAAACGCCGGCAAGGTCCTCACCCACCGGCAGCTTCTCAAAGACGTTTGGGGCCCCGCCTACGCGAGCCAAACGCAGTACCTCCGCGTGTACATGGTTCAACTGCGGCACAAGCTCGAGAAGGAGCCCGCTCGCCCCCGCTACCTCGTCACCGAGCCCGGCGTGGGGTATCGACTCAAGACGGAAGATTGA
- a CDS encoding HAMP domain-containing histidine kinase produces the protein MEAIPLRRAPTDLHELLTSSLEVLQRQASNLDVAFTIEASSALPKDTCIDPEKIAWAVATLVGNALRYVRPGTRLMPGGSVSVQLSYVPEKDHVVVRVQDDGPGIPADKLPWLFQRAHGKTHAAGLGLMLIHDVVTAHGGSIDVKSRTSGFEHGTSITLQIPAHGLRS, from the coding sequence GTGGAAGCCATCCCCCTACGCCGCGCACCGACCGATCTGCACGAGCTCCTCACCTCGAGCCTCGAAGTCTTGCAGCGCCAGGCGTCGAACCTCGATGTGGCCTTCACCATCGAGGCATCGAGCGCTCTTCCCAAGGACACGTGCATCGATCCCGAGAAGATCGCTTGGGCGGTGGCCACGTTGGTGGGCAATGCGCTGCGCTACGTGCGACCGGGAACGAGGCTCATGCCGGGCGGCTCGGTGAGCGTGCAACTGAGCTACGTGCCGGAAAAGGACCATGTCGTCGTTCGCGTTCAAGACGACGGACCGGGCATCCCCGCCGACAAGCTGCCATGGCTCTTTCAACGCGCGCACGGCAAGACGCACGCTGCGGGCCTCGGACTCATGCTGATCCACGACGTCGTCACCGCCCACGGCGGAAGCATCGACGTGAAGAGCCGCACCTCGGGATTCGAGCACGGGACGTCCATCACGCTGCAAATCCCCGCGCACGGATTGCGAAGCTAA
- a CDS encoding HINT domain-containing protein, giving the protein MIRRLLDDRRGVSAVEYALLLAALLLVFAGGYHALGRKNVKPTNASTDELKGGTGYIAGTGPGASGGGGTGNVGGGPGGVVCDGRSCGAPGGNCFVAGTPVWTPSGERPIESLVEGDIVFSRDEASAAIKPRRVLRTFTRRTLGLVAVTMASAQKRDTLRVTAEHRFWTGDRGWVEAAFLATGEPLVDLAGDVVRVVSVVPLDEEAVVYNFEVEETHTYFVGHTATWVHNACDPVKPVFDGLTGGGSVHLSPQTFMNYIASGALPPDGTGTFAVNPSNGAITLQQPSWFGPPTFTGQYVGLLTKPDGSVPHNLDTNAQVIFTDNLTGCAVIVSQTAQPQLLHIEAPLLGADPTTYNATLVPYMYSQGMDNDGNPSHGIPPPLVVKADDYGWVIGGGDYGPGLNQPHNAQAFLYGVKDDTGHRQWWLLKVNALPNNGGYQHTTIPVGTTLY; this is encoded by the coding sequence ATGATCCGACGTCTCTTGGATGACCGACGCGGAGTGTCTGCGGTGGAGTACGCACTCCTGCTCGCCGCTCTTCTCCTTGTCTTCGCCGGGGGCTATCACGCGCTCGGTAGGAAAAATGTCAAACCGACGAATGCATCGACCGACGAGTTGAAAGGCGGAACGGGGTACATCGCAGGCACGGGGCCCGGTGCGTCGGGAGGCGGTGGAACCGGAAATGTCGGTGGAGGACCCGGCGGGGTCGTTTGTGACGGCCGTTCGTGCGGCGCCCCCGGGGGCAATTGCTTCGTGGCGGGCACGCCCGTATGGACCCCGAGCGGCGAGCGTCCCATCGAGAGCCTCGTCGAAGGCGATATCGTGTTTTCGCGCGACGAAGCGTCGGCCGCGATCAAACCACGCCGCGTACTGCGGACGTTCACGCGACGCACGCTGGGCCTGGTGGCCGTGACGATGGCGAGCGCGCAAAAGCGCGACACATTGCGCGTCACCGCCGAGCATCGCTTCTGGACGGGAGATCGCGGGTGGGTCGAGGCAGCTTTCCTTGCGACGGGCGAGCCGCTCGTGGATCTCGCAGGCGACGTCGTCCGTGTGGTTTCGGTGGTGCCGCTCGACGAAGAGGCCGTGGTCTACAACTTCGAAGTCGAAGAGACGCACACGTACTTCGTCGGGCACACCGCAACATGGGTGCATAATGCATGCGATCCCGTCAAGCCGGTGTTCGACGGGCTCACGGGCGGGGGCTCCGTACATCTTTCGCCGCAGACATTCATGAACTACATCGCGTCGGGTGCGCTGCCCCCGGACGGGACGGGGACTTTCGCGGTCAATCCCTCGAACGGTGCAATCACCCTGCAGCAGCCTTCGTGGTTCGGCCCACCGACGTTTACGGGTCAATACGTTGGTTTGCTGACGAAGCCAGATGGGAGTGTGCCTCACAACCTCGATACCAACGCGCAGGTGATCTTTACGGACAACCTCACCGGATGTGCGGTCATCGTTTCGCAGACCGCTCAACCGCAATTGCTACACATCGAGGCGCCGCTCCTGGGCGCGGATCCCACAACGTACAACGCGACCCTCGTGCCTTATATGTACTCGCAGGGCATGGATAACGACGGCAATCCCTCGCACGGCATTCCCCCGCCGTTGGTCGTGAAGGCCGACGATTACGGCTGGGTCATTGGCGGTGGCGACTACGGGCCGGGGCTGAACCAGCCGCACAACGCGCAAGCGTTCCTCTATGGCGTCAAAGACGACACGGGCCACCGTCAGTGGTGGTTGCTCAAAGTGAACGCGCTGCCAAACAACGGGGGTTACCAGCACACGACGATCCCCGTGGGAACCACGCTGTATTAG
- the kdpF gene encoding K(+)-transporting ATPase subunit F has protein sequence MTAFQLVGAVLSAGLLVYLAFAMLKPEKF, from the coding sequence ATGACTGCTTTCCAACTCGTGGGGGCCGTGTTGTCGGCCGGCCTCCTCGTTTACCTCGCGTTCGCGATGCTTAAGCCGGAGAAGTTCTGA
- a CDS encoding sensor histidine kinase KdpD: MSDGRPDPDVLLQRVRDEEVRARSGKLTIFFGAAPGVGKTYAMLEAARAEHGQGRDVVLGIVETHGRYDTAALLLGLEILPRRKITHRSVTLDEFDLDLALSRRPGLLLVDELAHTNAEGSRHMKRWQDVVELLDAGIDVYTTLNVQHVESLKDVVAQITHVLVKETVPDSILDRADDIRVIDLPADELLERMREGKVYVPDQARRAVSNFFRKGNLIALRELALRRTAERVDAQMQHYKREHGIERVWPVGERVLVCVSPSPTSARLVRGARRLASSLHADWIAVYVETPASLRQSTEDNRRVAANLQLAQQLGAEAVTISGSNAAEAAMHYAHQRNVTRVVIGKPTHARWRDRLKASFLDEIVRHSGDVDVYVMSGDESARRAREEASEPVGAPRDPAGYVMGTGVAIAATLISWAFFRRDQLPDTVMVYLLGIVLVSMRYGYGPSLLGAVASVVCFDFFFIPPYLTFAVGDLSHLVTFAVMFLVAGIISRLTTRVREQAQGAGERERRTASLYAMSRELATAKTLEHVVSIGQRHIGDVFGARVVVLRAGSLAPIVREGASLELDDKEKGVASWVWQNGQMAGAGTDTLPSARGFYLPLRASRGKLGVLGAHAATPESLTDPQRRQHLEAFASQLAGAMERAQLAEEAQHARLQVESEQLRNALLSSVSHDLRTPLAVVTGAASTLLEGNLADGTRRELTETILHESDRLNRLVRNLLDVTRVEAGALRVKKEWQPLEEVVGAALHRLDATLQGREIITDLPHDLPLVPLDSVLIEQVLVNLLENAAKYTPAHASISIAARAHEKAENHVQVTVADRGPGIAPGEEDRIFEKFYRAQEGRGGAGLGLTICRGIVSAHGGRIWAENRSGDGGTGAMFHFTLPIEGEPPNLELQP; encoded by the coding sequence ATGAGCGATGGCCGGCCCGATCCCGATGTGCTTCTCCAGCGCGTGCGCGACGAGGAAGTTCGCGCTCGCAGCGGGAAGCTCACCATTTTTTTCGGCGCTGCACCCGGCGTGGGGAAGACCTACGCCATGCTCGAGGCGGCCCGGGCCGAGCACGGCCAGGGGCGCGACGTCGTGCTTGGCATCGTCGAGACGCACGGTCGCTACGACACTGCCGCACTCTTGCTGGGGCTCGAGATCCTACCGCGCCGGAAGATCACCCACCGCTCGGTGACCCTCGACGAGTTCGATCTCGACCTCGCCCTATCGCGCCGTCCAGGCCTGCTTCTCGTCGACGAGCTCGCGCACACCAACGCGGAGGGTAGCCGCCACATGAAGCGGTGGCAGGACGTGGTCGAGCTCTTGGACGCCGGCATCGACGTCTACACCACGCTCAACGTGCAGCACGTCGAGAGCCTCAAGGACGTGGTGGCGCAGATCACCCACGTTCTCGTGAAGGAAACGGTGCCCGACTCCATCCTGGACCGCGCCGACGACATCCGGGTCATCGATCTGCCGGCGGACGAGCTGCTCGAGCGCATGCGCGAGGGCAAGGTGTACGTGCCCGACCAGGCACGCCGCGCGGTGTCCAACTTTTTCCGCAAGGGAAACCTCATCGCGCTGCGCGAGCTCGCGCTGCGCCGCACGGCCGAGCGCGTCGATGCGCAGATGCAGCACTACAAGCGCGAGCACGGCATCGAGCGCGTGTGGCCCGTGGGCGAGCGCGTGCTCGTGTGCGTGAGCCCGAGCCCCACCTCCGCGCGCCTCGTGCGCGGGGCGCGCCGCCTCGCGAGCTCGCTCCACGCGGATTGGATTGCCGTGTACGTCGAAACGCCCGCGTCGCTGCGCCAGAGCACCGAAGACAACCGCCGCGTGGCGGCAAACCTCCAGCTCGCGCAGCAACTCGGCGCCGAAGCCGTCACCATCAGCGGCTCCAACGCGGCCGAGGCGGCGATGCACTATGCCCATCAGCGCAACGTCACCCGCGTGGTCATCGGCAAGCCGACGCATGCGCGCTGGCGCGATCGCCTCAAGGCCTCCTTCCTCGACGAAATCGTGCGCCACAGCGGCGATGTCGACGTCTACGTCATGTCGGGCGACGAAAGCGCGCGCCGTGCGCGGGAAGAGGCGTCGGAGCCGGTCGGTGCCCCGCGCGATCCCGCCGGCTACGTGATGGGGACCGGGGTGGCCATCGCCGCCACGCTCATCTCGTGGGCCTTTTTCCGAAGGGACCAATTGCCCGATACGGTGATGGTCTATTTGCTCGGCATCGTGCTCGTATCGATGCGATACGGCTACGGGCCCTCGCTCCTCGGGGCGGTGGCCAGCGTCGTCTGTTTCGACTTTTTCTTCATTCCTCCGTATCTGACCTTCGCCGTCGGCGACTTGAGCCACCTGGTGACCTTCGCGGTCATGTTCCTCGTCGCGGGCATCATCAGCCGATTGACCACGCGCGTGCGCGAACAGGCGCAGGGCGCGGGCGAGCGCGAACGGCGCACCGCGAGCCTTTATGCCATGAGCCGCGAGCTTGCCACCGCGAAGACGCTGGAGCACGTCGTATCCATTGGCCAAAGGCACATCGGCGACGTCTTCGGTGCGCGCGTCGTCGTCCTTCGAGCCGGCTCGCTTGCGCCCATCGTGCGCGAAGGCGCCTCGCTGGAACTGGACGACAAGGAAAAAGGCGTTGCAAGTTGGGTATGGCAAAATGGGCAAATGGCCGGTGCGGGCACCGACACCCTTCCGTCCGCCCGCGGGTTCTATTTGCCTTTGCGCGCCTCACGCGGAAAGCTGGGGGTGCTCGGCGCACACGCCGCCACGCCCGAGTCGCTGACCGATCCGCAGCGGCGCCAGCACCTGGAGGCCTTCGCCAGCCAGCTCGCGGGAGCCATGGAGCGCGCCCAGCTCGCCGAGGAGGCTCAGCATGCGCGCCTGCAAGTCGAGTCGGAGCAACTTCGCAATGCGCTCCTCAGCTCCGTTTCGCACGACCTCCGCACGCCGCTCGCGGTGGTGACCGGCGCGGCGAGCACCTTGCTCGAAGGAAACCTCGCCGACGGGACGCGGCGCGAGCTGACCGAGACGATCTTGCACGAGTCCGATCGGCTCAATCGACTGGTGCGCAACCTGCTCGACGTCACCCGGGTCGAGGCTGGCGCACTGCGCGTCAAAAAGGAATGGCAGCCGCTGGAAGAGGTCGTCGGTGCCGCGCTCCACCGGCTCGACGCCACCTTGCAGGGCAGGGAAATCATCACCGATTTGCCGCACGATCTGCCGCTGGTCCCGCTCGACTCCGTGCTCATCGAGCAAGTGCTGGTGAATCTTCTCGAAAATGCTGCAAAGTACACCCCAGCCCATGCATCGATATCCATCGCAGCCCGTGCGCACGAGAAGGCAGAGAACCACGTGCAAGTGACCGTCGCCGATCGCGGCCCGGGCATCGCACCGGGGGAAGAAGATCGCATCTTCGAGAAGTTCTACCGCGCACAGGAAGGACGCGGCGGCGCGGGCCTCGGGCTCACCATCTGCCGCGGCATCGTCTCCGCACACGGCGGCCGCATTTGGGCCGAAAACCGTTCCGGCGACGGCGGCACGGGCGCCATGTTCCATTTCACATTGCCGATCGAGGGCGAGCCGCCGAATCTGGAGCTTCAACCATGA